DNA from Leptotrichia trevisanii DSM 22070:
TAACCGTGAAGGTTACAATGTATGGACAAAAAGTAAATATGATTATGCAAATTTTGATTTTCAGGGAATTAATAAAAATACAAAAACTAGGTATGACGAAAGAGGTTTTGACAATAATCAGGTTCATAATAAAACTCATACAAAATATGACGAGAGAGGATTTGATTATGGTGGAAAAAATAAAGATACTGGAACTGAATATGATAAGGATGGCTGGAATTTTTACGGTTTGAATGAAAAAACAAAAACATACTTTGATCCAAGCGGATATACAAGGGAAGGACTTGACAAATATGGATATAAAAGAGGACAGAGGCCAAAAAACTTTGGTGTAGCACCTGCTGTAAATAGAGGTAGACACAGCACTGCCGGTACAAAAAAATCTGGGACAAAAAGCAGTGGTGGAAGTGGAGGCTATGATAAAAATGGGTTTGATAAGAATGGAATCTATCGGAGAGGATATTAAATATTATGCCAGAATATAAAGTAATGAAAGAATATAAAAAAAGTTTTGAAAAGACTTTTAAGAAAATTTATACAGCAAAATACAAATTATTTGTAATAAACTTCATATTAATGATGACAAATAACCTGTTTTCTGAAAATATGCAACAGAATGAAGACGGTAATATTAAAGTAAATCAAGTAGAGGAAAATATTCTTAATATAGAAAGCAGTCAAAAATTCATAACTAATCAAGCTAAAAAGGAACGTGGAGTTGAAAAAATGAATTTTTATATTCCTGTCAATGAGCAAAATAAATTTTCAACATACGGAGAAATAGATCATAGACAGAATAAAAATATTTATAAATATACGTTTGGTGAAGGCTACGTAAGTTTAAACAGAAATTGGGATTTTAATTATAGAGTTATGCGGGAGTTCCAAAGGTATAAAGAACGTGAAAATGCGAATAATGATTCAAATTCTTGGGATAATGAATTATATTTTTCACGAAAAAATAAAAACTTCAAAATAGGTAAACGTGAATTTGGTTCAAATTTTGTATTAGGAGTAAAACATACTGAAAACAGTACAAAAATTACAGAAAATACAAGGGATTATAAGTTTTATCTTGGACAAAAAATCTCAAGCTCCTTTCCAAGTTTGGGACGTGGTGGAACATTTATGGAATATGGGCTGACTTTAAATGGGGTACATGGAAGCATAAGAAATGGTTATTCAATACTAGGTTCGATTGGTTCAAGCACACTGTTGGGATATGGATTCCAGTGGAGCAACTCAATAGAAGGCGAATATATGGATTATAATAATCACAAGGGTAATTTAAGAGGAAAATATGAAACAGTTTTCCGATGGACATATGAGCTGGGGAAATATTTTGCCTTTTCACCCGAAGCCACATTTAAAGCGGAAAAATATTTTAATTATAAAATAGACAATTTAAACATTGAAAGTTCAGCAGGAATGTATTTATTGTATTCTCAAAATTTTACAGATAAGTTTAGAGCTTATGGAAAAGCAGGGCCTTTATTCAGATATGAGAAAACAAAATATGGAACATATGAATACAAGAAGTCTCAATTAACAGGGTATGCTAAAATTGGACTGGAATATGTTTTTTAATAAAATAAAACAGAGGTAAATATGAAAACAAAACTACTAATATTATTTTTAACTCTTTTCGTATGCTGTTTTTCACAAAAAAAACTTGAAAAAACTAAAGATGTTAAAAATCAAAAAAATTATGAAACAGAAAGTGAAATTTATCGGGATAGAATGCGTGAATTAATTCGAGAAATCAAGAGAAATACGTCAAGCGATAAATTACTGATTACTCAAAATGGAAATGAACTATATTTCTATAAAGGAGAACTAAACAAAGAGTTTTTCAATGTGACAGATGGAACAACACAGGAAAGTCTCTATTATGGAGCAGGTTTCAAATTGACAAATCCAACTCCTGAAAAGGAAAATGAACAATTGCTAAATTGGCTGTTGCCAATTAGAAAGGCTGGAAAACCAGTATTTGCGATAAATTATGGAATTGGTGAAAAAGCTAAGGTAGATTTATTAAAAAAATCTGTTCAGACAAATTTTGTGAATGAATTATTACCATCATTTGGAGCTGAAATGCCATACGTTCCAATTCAAAACTTTAATTCAAGGAATATAAACTCGTTATTAGATGTAAAAAACTTTCTGGTACTTTTAGATCCCAAAAAATTTAAAGATACAGATGCCTTTTTTGAATATTTAAAAGAAACGGATTATGATTTGTTATTAATAGAGCCATCACACAGCGGTAAATTTATGACAAAGGAACAAATATCAGCTTTAAAAAGAAAGAAAAATGGAGCAACACGTAAAGTAATTGCCTATTTCAGTATTGGAGAAGCTGGGGATTACAGAAGTTATTGGAAGGAAGAATGGAACAACAAGAGCAAACGTCCAAATTGGATAGTGGAAGAAAATCCAGATTGGAAAGGAGATTTCATTGTTAAATACTGGAGTAGCGAATGGAAACAGATAGTCAAGAATTATCAGAAGAAATTGGATGAAATTGGTGTAGATGGCTATTTATTAGATACAGTTGATACCTATTACAAATTTGAAGATAAATCTGAAAAAACTGGTAAACTTATTGATTAGAAAATTTTTAGGGATTGACATTTTTATAAAATATGTTATAATAGATGCGTAAAAAACCTCTAAGGGGAATTCGTATATGATTTAAAAATTATGCTACAAATTAGGCTGGATTTTTCCAGCCTTTTTTGTTATAATATTTAAGTGAATTTTGGCAAGATTCACAAATCATATACGAGGAGGTAGTGAGATGGTAGATTTCATTGCGATATTTATTCTGTTCGTAATTATTTGTTACAGTTTGAATAGATAGGACATGAATTTCACCTCTACTCCTCACCCTCTTAGGGGGAATTTTAGAATTTAAGGAGGAAAAATTAACAAAAAATTTGTTAAAATAAAGAATGAATAAAATTAAAAACATTGCAATTATTGCACACGTAGATCACGGGAAAACAACTCTTGTCGATGCTTTATTAAAGCAGGCAGGGACATTTGGAGAACATGAAAAAGTAGATGAAAGAATTATGGATAGTGATGATTTGGAGAAGGAAAGAGGAATTACGATTTTTTCTAAAAATGCTTCATTTCATTATGATGGATATAAGATAAATATTGTGGATACTCCTGGCCATGCGGATTTTGGTGGAGAAGTACAGAGAATCTTGAAAATGGTGGATTCAGTTTTACTTCTGGTAGACGCGTTTGAGGGTGTTATGCCACAGACTAAATATGTATTGAAACAGGCACTGGAGCATGGGCTTCGTCCAATTGTGGTAGTTAATAAGATTGATAGGCCAAATTCGGATCCTGATGCGGTTGTGGATTCAGTTTTTGACTTATTTGTGGATTTAGGGGCAAATGATATTCAGCTTGATTTTCCAGTAGTTTATGCGTCTGCGAAAAATGGATATGCTAAATTGGATCTGGAAGATGAGGATAAGGATATGAAACCGCTTTATGATAAAATCATGGAGCATGTGGAAGATCCAGAAGGAGATGTGAATGAACCGTTGCAAATGCTTGTTACAAATACTGAATATGATGAGTATGTAGGAAAATTAGGAACTGGAAGAATTTATAACGGAAAAATTGAAAAAAATCAGGAAATTACATTAATTAAGAGAAATGGTGACTTGATAAATGGTAAAGTTACTAGAATTTATGGATATGACGGACTTAAAAAAGTTGAAATGGAAGTAGCGTTTGCTGGAGATATTGTAACAATTGCAGGAATTGAACAAATTGACATAGGAGAAACTGTGGCAAGTAAAGAAAATCCTAAGCCATTACCATTAATTGACATTGATGAGCCTACACTTGCTATGACATTTATGGTAAATGATTCGCCATTTGCAGGGCAGGATGGAAAATTTGTAACTTCGAGAAATATTCTGGAAAGATTGCAAAAGGAAGTAAATCACAATGTTAGTATGAGGCTTGAAATGACAGATTCACCAGATGCCTTTATTGTAAAAGGAAGAGGGGAACTTCAATTATCTATTTTGCTTGAAAATATGAGAAGAGAAGGCTACGAAGTAGCAGTTTCAAAACCTGAAGTTATTTTTAAAGAAGAAAATGGACAGAAACTAGAGCCAATCGAACTTGCAATTATCGATGTTGCTGATGAGTTTGTAGGAGTTGTAATTGAAAAATTAGGACTTAGAAAAGGTGAAATGGTAAATATGAATCAAGGAAGCGACGGATATACAAGACTTGAGTTCAAAGTACCGTCACGTGGATTAATTGGATTTAGAAACGAATTTTTAACAGAAACGAGAGGAACAGGAATTATAAATCATTCATTCTTTGAGTACGAGCCTTTCAAAGGGGAAGTTACAGGAAGAAGAAGAGGAGTGCTTATCGCAATGGAACCTGGAACAAGTTTGGGATATTCACTAAACAACTTGCAGCCAAGAGGAATCCTGTTTATAGGGCCTGGAATAGAAGTTTACGAAGGAATGATAGTTGGAGAGCATTCAAGAGAGAATGACTTAGTCGTAAATGTATGTAAAGGTAAAAAACTTACAAATATGAGGGCTGCTGGAAGTGACGATGCTGTGAAATTGGCACCACCAAAAGAATTTACACTAGAATTGGCACTTGAATATATCGAAAATGATGAGTTAGTGGAAATTACACCTAACTTTATCAGACTTAGAAAAAAATATTTGAATGCTAATGATAGAAAGAAATATGAAAATTCAAAAGGATAAAAAAATATAAAAAAAACTGGAATTGTTAATAATAACATCTCCAGTTTTTTTATTACCTTTAATTTATAAAATCCTTTAATTATTTTTTAGTTTCTACCATTTTAGCCTGCTTTAAAATACTGTCTGGTATTTTTATTCCCAATAATTCCATGTTTTGTTTGTTAATTTCGATTTGTAGATTTTTGACTGTTTCTATTGGGATTTCACTTGGTTTTTTGCCTTTTAGTAAAATTTCTGCTGCAATTTCTCCAGAACGATAACCGATATTGTAGTCAGTAGTTCCTTGTGAAATTAGCCCTCCTGCATTTGAGTAAACGTCATTTGTAGCTAGAATCGGAACTTTTGCATTGTTAAAAACATCAAGTATTGCTGCAAAATATGATGCTACTGTATTATCTTGAATAGCGTAATAAATATCAATATCTTTTGCTATCAAGTTTGCTGCTGCAACCATTTCCGTTCCGTTTGTAACAGCTTTTTCAACTACTGTGAATCCAAATTGCCCTGCTAGTTTTTTCAAATTATTTACTTCAGAAACTGAATTTTGTTCAGATGAATTATAAATTATTCCTATTTTTTTCGCTTCTGGTAATAATTCTCTCATTAATTTCAAATTTTCATTAACTGGTGCCGCTCCACTTGTCCCTGTAACATTTGGAATCCCTTCAAGCCCTGCACTTTTTGGATCTGTAACTGACGCAAACACAACTGGTATATCTCCTGTAACCTGATTTTTAGCCGCCTGTGCTGTCGGTGTCGTAACCGCAAATACCAAATCTTTCTTATCTGCTGCAAACTGCTGCATAATCAATGTCTGATTGCTCATATCATTGTTTGCAATTTTATCATCATAATCAGCCTTTATCCCAGCCTTTGCCAAAGCATCCTTAAAACCTTGTTTAGCCGCATTTAATGCCGGATGATCAACAATCTGTGACAATCCAATTTTATAAACCTTTTCACTAACTTGAGAATCTTTTTTTTCGTCTTGAGAATTATTACTTTTTTTATTTCCGCAAGACAAAAGCATTCCTCCTAACATACCGAATAACAGTACACCTCTCATAATTTTTTTCATCTGTTTTTCCTCCTAAAATAAATAATTTTTAATTTGCATAGTAAAAATTTAAAATCAACTCCTAAATATACTATTCAAAATCTGGAGTTCCATGAATTTCGTTAATTAAAATTTATAAGAATTTAATAACATACCTGATTAATTACCAATTTGAACTGATAAAAATTAAGTAAATCTAGATTTTGGTTGTAACTTTGGATTTGTTTTTAAAATTATTTTACTATGTTATTATTTTATCATATTTTTGGGAAATTTCCAGCAATATTTTAGAATAAAATAAAAAAATTAATTATAAAATATCCTTTAATTAAATTTAATCATTAAGTATCCATATAAGGGATTTTTATTTAGATTTTGAAAAACTGCTTATTGATAATAAATATTTTTTCATATTACTGTGTTTTTTCTTTTTATAAAGCAAGGGAGATCAGTCGCCATTTCCCTTGCAACCCTGGCTCGTCTAAGCATTTTTTTGAAACAAAAACGAAACTTGCTGACGCTCAGACAATCGTTTTCATTCCAAAAAAATCACGACATTCTATATTAAATTATAAAGATTATTATATTTAAATTTTAAGCTTTTACATTTGGAAAATATTAAATAAGCAAAATTTCGTTAAAGGAAAAATAACTGTCTGAGCGTAGTTTTACGAAGCGAGTTTTATTTTTTCTTTATAAGAAAGTTTTGCGTAAGCGGGGTTGTAAGGGCATGGCGTCTGATGCCCTTACGTTACAAAAAAATTGAACAAAAAATATAAAAAACTATTATTACTTATAAATAAAATTATAAAAGTCTTTAAGATGGATACTTAAAAATTAGACTTGATTTTTTTATTTATAAGGAAATTAAATTCATATTTTTTAACAAGGCTATCAAATTAATTATTATAGAATTTTATTGCTATTTTTTAAATGGGTTTAGTATAATAATTGTAAGATTTATATTTCAAAAAAAAGTTTAGTAAAAATATTAAAAATTTTACTAAAAAACTAAAAAATTATATTATAAAACAAATGAAAAGTTAAGAAATGTATAGTATAAAAAAGTAAATTTTAAGGTTCAAAGAGAGGGGAAAAATGTCTACGATCAGAGATGTTGCAAAGTATGCGGGAGTTTCTATTGCTACTGTTTCCAGAATTTTAAATAATGATGAATATTTTGGTGTAACACGGGAAACAAAACAGAAAGTATTGGAAGCGGTTAAGAAGTTAAACTACAAGAAAAAAAATACAAAAAGAAAAAATGCACAGTTAAATGTTTCAATTATAAAGTCATTTGATGAAAAGATAGAAAGCGAAGATCCATATTTTGTGTCATTACGGCTGGATTTGGAATATGCATTGAAAAAAAAGGGGATAAAAAGCAAGGTTTTTGAGTTGCAGATGTTTGAAAAAAATGAGGAAATTTTAATGAATTTTATTGTTTGCAATGCAATTATTGTGATTGGAGAAATAAAAAGAAGCCAGTTGGACTTTTTGAAATCTCTAAATGAAAATATTGTTTGTGTTGATGCTTATAATTTTGATAATTCCATTGATTATATAAAATTTGATATGAAACATTCAGTAAAAATTGTAATTGATTATTTGCTGAAATTAGGACATAAAAAAATTGGACTATTAGTGGGAAGAAATCAGATTATTAGAAATCTTGTAGATTTTCGGGAGCAGTATTTTATTGAAATTATGAAGGAACTTGAATTGTATGATGAAAGATTTGTAAAAGTAGATGAATTTTCGCCTGAATCAGGATATGAAATGATGAAGGAAATACTAAAACTGGAAGATAGGCCAACTGCGATATTTTGTGCAAATGATTCGATTGCAATGGGTGCTTATAAAGCAATAAGAGAACATAATTTAAAAATATTTGACGATATTTCAATTATCGGATTTAATGATTTAAAAATTTCTCAATATATGATACCTCCTTTAACAACACTTAGAATAGATACTAAAATTATTGCACAAGAAACAATAAATGTACTTGTGGAACTATTAGAGCATAACAGAAGTTACAGGAAAAAAGTTTATTTGCCTGTGGAATTAATCGAAAGAGAAAGCTGTGGAAGCATTTGATGGGGACAAAAAGTGTCCTCATTTTTTAATTCATAAATTAATTTAAATAATTTTGGAGTTTGAAAAAAATAGTTATATCTTTATATTTTATTTAAAAAATACAATAAAAAATATTAAATTTTAAGTCAAAAAAAAATATCTTTGTTTACTTAAAATAATTTTTTTAATAAATATAAAATCAAGATAAAAAAAGTTTGTTTACTAAACAGTGATTATTTTTAGCTAGTTTGATGTATTGTAATTTCAGTATTTTGAGGGTATATTTCAATTGTGAGATAAATAATATATTATTTGAAAATTTGTAACTACGTAGTGAAACGAATTAAAAAATGGAGGAAAAATAATGAAAGTTATATTAGGTTCTGATGTGGATGGTAATGAATTAAAAGATTATATTAAAAATTATTTGCTGGAAAATGGATATGATGTAATTGATAAATCAGAAAATAAAGATTTTGTTGAAACAACGTATGCTGTTGCTCAAACTGTCTTAGCTGACGATGATAGTTTGGGGATAGTGTTTGATGCGTATGGTGCAGGAAGTTTTATGGTTGCTACTAAAATAAAAGGAATGGTAGCAGCAGAAGTTTCAGATGAACGTTCAGCTTATATGACAAGAGGACATAATAATTCAAGAATAATTGCAATAGGTTCAAAAATTGTAGGAACAGAAGTTGCTAAAAATATCGTAAAAGGATTTTTAACTGCTGGATATGATGGTGGAAGACACCAGATCAGAGTGGATATGCTAAATAAGATGTGCTAGTTTGTTTAACTGGAAATAAATTATCTGAGTTAATAGTGCGATTTTAATTTTTGTGTTTAATTTTAAGGTTGCTTTATTATATGGTAGAAAAATGAAAAATTATTTATAAAGTGAAATTACGGAAAAAATAAAAATAAAAGAGTAAAAAAGGATGGTAAAAAATATGAAAATAGCTATTGGATGTGATCATATTGTAACAGATGTAAAAATTGCAGTGTCAGATTTTTTGAAATCAAAAGGTTATGAAGTTTTAGATTTTGGAACATATGATTTCACACGTACTCATTATCCAATTTATGGAAAAAAAGTAGGAGAAGCAGTGGCAAGCGGCGAAGCTGATTTGGGAGTATGTATCTGTGGAACAGGTGTTGGAATTAATAATGCTGTAAATAAAGTACCAGGAATACGTTCTGCATTAGTAAGAGATATGACAACTGCGATTTATGCCAAGGAATATTTAAATGCAAATGTAATTGGTTTTGGAGGAAAAATAACAGGTGAACTGCTAATGTGTGACATAATAGAAGCATTTATAAAAGCAGAATATAAAAAAACAGAAGAAAGTGAAAAATTAATTGCTAAAATTAAACATATAGAAACTGTAAATCCAGAACAAACTAATACAGATTTTTTCACAGAATTTTTGGAAAAATGGGACAGAGGGGAATATAAAGATTAAAGGGGCTGATTAAGATGATTTTAACAGTAACAATGAATCCGTCTGTTGACATTTCATATCCTTTGGAAAAATTTAATTTGGATACTGTAAACAGAGTAGCAAAAGCAATTAAGACACCAGGAGGAAAAGGGCTGAATGTAACGAGGGTGCTAAAACAGCTTGATGATAAAGTTATTGCAACGGGGCTTATCGGCGGAGCTTTGGGAATTGATATTCAGAAAAAATTAACAGAAATGGGAATAGAAAACAAATTTTTTGAAATTTCAGGGGAAACTAGAAACTGTATTGCAATTCTGCATGAAGGAAATCAGACGGAAATTTTGGAAAATGGGCCTACAATTAGTCAATCTGAAAGTGAAAAATTTTTAGAATACTTTGAAAAACTAGTACAGGAAGTTCAAATTATTTCAATTTCAGGAAGTTTGCCTAATGGGTTGGAAGATGACTATTATTCAAAAATGATTGAAATTTGTAATAAATATGAAAAACCTGTTGTGCTTGACTGTTCGGGAAGAGCATTGGTAGAAGTTTTGAAAAATGAATATAAGCCAAAAATCATAAAGCCTAATACAGAAGAATTATCGCAGTTGATTGGGAAAGAAGTATCAAAAGACATTGGAGAATTAAAGGAAACTTTGAAAAATAAATTATTTGATGGAATTGAGTGGATTATTGTTTCGCTGGGAGCAGATGGCGCTTTTGCAAAGCATAATGATAAATTTTACAAAGTTAATGTTCCAAAAATAGAAGTTGTAAATCCTGTAGGTTCTGGCGATTCTACAGTGGCTGGAATTACATCGGCAATTTATGAAAATGCAAGTGACGAAAATTTATTGAAGAAGGCTAATACGCTAGGAATGTTAAATGCGATGGAAAAATTGACAGGATTTGTAAATTTGGAAAATTATGAAAAATTATTTAGCAAAATTGAGATAGTTGAATATTAAACGAAATTTATAAGGAGGAATAAATAATGAAATTAACTGAACAAAAAAGAAAATATTTAGAAAATTTAAGTGATAAAAATGGATTTATATCAGCGTTAGCAATTGACCAAAGAGGAGCTTTGAAAAAGATGTTAAATAAACATCAAGAATCTGAAGCAACAGCTGAACAAATAAAGGAGTTTAAAGTATTAGTTTCAAAACATTTAACAAAATATTCTTCTTCAATTTTACTAGATCCTGAATACGGACTGGATGCGGCAAAAGCTAGAGATAAAGATGCTGGATTATTATTAGCTTATGAAAAGACAGGATATGATGCAAATGCAGTTGGAAGATTGCCAGACTGCCTTGTTGAATGGTCGGCTAAAAGACTAAAAGAAGAAGGGGCAGATGCAGTAAAATTTTTATTGTATTATGATGTAGATGAAAGTGAAGAAATTAATATTCAGAAAAAAGCATATATGGAAAGAGTAGGAGCTGAATGTGTCGCAGAAGACATACCTTTCTTTTTGGAAATTTTAAGTTACGATTGTAAAATTGATGACAACAGCACAGCGGAATATGCAAAAGTAAAACCAAGAAAAGTTATTGAAGCAATGAAAGTATTTTCAGATCCGAGATACAATGTTGATGTTTTAAAAGTAGAAGTTCCTGTAAATATGAAATTTGTAGAAGGGTTTAGCGATGGAGAAACTGTTTACACAAAAGAGGAGGCTGCAAATTACTTTAAACTTCAGGAAGAAGCAACATCATTGCCATACATTTATCTAAGTGCTGGAGTAAGTGCGAAACTTTTCCAAGATACATTAAAGTTTGCTCATGATTCAGGTGCTAAATTTAATGGAGTATTGTGTGGAAGAGCGACTTGGGCAAATGGTGTGGAAGTGTTTGCTAAGGAAGGCGAAAAGGCGACTGTGGAATGGCTGGACACTGTGGGAAGAAAGAATATTGAAGAACTAAATGAAGTAGTTGAAAAAACAGCAACATCTTGGAAGGAAAAATAAGATTTTAGAAAAATCGAAAATAAAAAAACAAAAGTAAGAATTAAAAAAATATAGTTAGAAAAATAAAAATATTATGTAAAAAGGGAGAGAATTATGACTAAAGAAGATGTTACAATGATTGGATTTGAAATAGTAGCTTATGCAGGAGATGCAAGATCTAAATTGATGATTGCGTTAAATAAAGCACAAAATGGAGAGTTCGAAGAAGCGGAAAATTTAGTAAAAGAGGCTGAGGAATGTCTGGTTGGTGCTCATAATTCACAAACAGATATTTTAGCTAAAGAAGCGGCTGGAGAAGATTTAGAAATGAGTTTTATTATGATTCATGGACAAGATCATTTGATGACAACAATATTATTGAAAGAATTAATGAAACATTTAATAGAATTATATAAAAGAGGAGCAAAGTAAATGAAAAAACTGATTGAATTTATAGAAAAAGGAAAGCCTTTTTTTGAAAAATTATCTCGGAATATATATTTAAGAGCAATTCGTGATGGTTTTATAGCTGGTATGCCAGTTATACTATTTTCTAGTATTTTTATCTTAATTGCTTATGTTCCAAATGCTTTTGGATTTTTTTGGCCAAAAAATATAGAAGCTTTATTAATGAAACCATACAGTTACTCTATGGGAATCTTAGCATTTTTAGTAGCAGGAACAACAGCTAAATCATTAACAGATTCTGTAAATCGTTCTATGCCAGCAACTAATCAGATTAATTATCTTTCTACACTGTTAGCCTCAATGGTTGGATTGCTGTTATTAGCGGCAGATCCAACTAAAGATGGAATTTCAACTGGATTCTTAGGTACAAAAGGACTTTTAACTGCATTTTTAGCAGCATTTATAACTGTAACAATTTATAAATTCTGTGTAAAGAATGAAGTAACTATAAAAATGCCATCAGAGGTTCCGCCTAATATTTCACAAGTTTTTAAAGATGTAATACCGTTTACTTTATCAATAGTGTTGCTTTATGTTCTTGAGATTCTTGTGCGTCACTTTATTGGAACAGGAGTTGCAGAAGCAGTAGGTAAACTTTTTGGACCGTTATTTTCAGCAGCTGATGGATATGTAGGAATTACTATTATATTTGGAGCTTATGCTTTCTTCTGGTTTGTCGGAATTCATGGGCCTTCAATTGTAGAACCTGCTATTGCAGTTGTTACTTATGCTAATATAGATGCAAATTTAAACCTTATGAGAGCTGGACAGCATGCAGATAAAATTTTGACTTCAGGAACACAAATGTTTATAGTTACAATGGGAGGAACTGGAGCTACTTTAATTGTACCATTTATGTTCATGTGGCTTTGTAAATCTAAGAGGAATAAAGCTATTGGACGTGCCTCTGCTGTACCTACATTCTTTGGTGTAAATGAACCAATTCTATTTGGTGCTCCAATTGTATTAAACCCGGTATTCTTTATACCATTTATCTTTGCACCAATAGTGAATGTGTGGATTTTTAAAATATTTATAGATGTACTTGGAATGAACAGTTTTACTGCTAATCTTCCATGGACAACTCCAGGACCATTGGGAATAATACTGGGAACCAATCTTCAGGTATTATCGTTTATTTTAGCGGCACTTTTAATTGTTGTGGACTTTATTATTTATTATCCATTTATAAAAGTATACGATAAACAAATTCTCGAAGAAGAACGTCTAGGAACTACAAATAACGAATTAAAAGAAAAAGTCGCCGCAAATTTCAACACTAAAAAAGCAGATAACATTCTTGAAAAAGCTGGTGTTGAAAAAACTGGTGCTGTTAAAAATAATATAACAAAAGAAACAAATGTACTTGTACTGTGTGCTGGTGGAGGAACAAGTGGACTTTTAGCAAATGCTTTAAATAAGGCATCAAAAGAACATGATGTTCCTGTTAAAGCCGCAGCAGGTGGATATGGTGCACATCGTGAAATACTTCCTGAATTTGATTTAGTTATTCTTGCACCACAAGTTGCATCAAATTTTGAAGATATGAAGGCAGAAACTGATAAGCTAGGAATTAAATTAGCAAAAACTGAAGGAGCTCAATACATTAACTTGACTCGTGATGGTAAGGGTGCGTTAGATTTTGTGCAAGCACAATTTGAAGATTAATATATTTTAATAATAAGAGAGGTTTAATTATGTCAAAAAAATTACCAGAAGATTTTATTTTTGGAGGAGCAACAGCGGCATATCAGGCTGAAGGTGCAATCAAAATTGATGGAAAGGGACCAGTTGCATGGGA
Protein-coding regions in this window:
- a CDS encoding tagatose-6-phosphate kinase — its product is MILTVTMNPSVDISYPLEKFNLDTVNRVAKAIKTPGGKGLNVTRVLKQLDDKVIATGLIGGALGIDIQKKLTEMGIENKFFEISGETRNCIAILHEGNQTEILENGPTISQSESEKFLEYFEKLVQEVQIISISGSLPNGLEDDYYSKMIEICNKYEKPVVLDCSGRALVEVLKNEYKPKIIKPNTEELSQLIGKEVSKDIGELKETLKNKLFDGIEWIIVSLGADGAFAKHNDKFYKVNVPKIEVVNPVGSGDSTVAGITSAIYENASDENLLKKANTLGMLNAMEKLTGFVNLENYEKLFSKIEIVEY
- a CDS encoding lactose-specific PTS transporter subunit EIIC translates to MKKLIEFIEKGKPFFEKLSRNIYLRAIRDGFIAGMPVILFSSIFILIAYVPNAFGFFWPKNIEALLMKPYSYSMGILAFLVAGTTAKSLTDSVNRSMPATNQINYLSTLLASMVGLLLLAADPTKDGISTGFLGTKGLLTAFLAAFITVTIYKFCVKNEVTIKMPSEVPPNISQVFKDVIPFTLSIVLLYVLEILVRHFIGTGVAEAVGKLFGPLFSAADGYVGITIIFGAYAFFWFVGIHGPSIVEPAIAVVTYANIDANLNLMRAGQHADKILTSGTQMFIVTMGGTGATLIVPFMFMWLCKSKRNKAIGRASAVPTFFGVNEPILFGAPIVLNPVFFIPFIFAPIVNVWIFKIFIDVLGMNSFTANLPWTTPGPLGIILGTNLQVLSFILAALLIVVDFIIYYPFIKVYDKQILEEERLGTTNNELKEKVAANFNTKKADNILEKAGVEKTGAVKNNITKETNVLVLCAGGGTSGLLANALNKASKEHDVPVKAAAGGYGAHREILPEFDLVILAPQVASNFEDMKAETDKLGIKLAKTEGAQYINLTRDGKGALDFVQAQFED
- the lacD gene encoding tagatose-bisphosphate aldolase, translating into MKLTEQKRKYLENLSDKNGFISALAIDQRGALKKMLNKHQESEATAEQIKEFKVLVSKHLTKYSSSILLDPEYGLDAAKARDKDAGLLLAYEKTGYDANAVGRLPDCLVEWSAKRLKEEGADAVKFLLYYDVDESEEINIQKKAYMERVGAECVAEDIPFFLEILSYDCKIDDNSTAEYAKVKPRKVIEAMKVFSDPRYNVDVLKVEVPVNMKFVEGFSDGETVYTKEEAANYFKLQEEATSLPYIYLSAGVSAKLFQDTLKFAHDSGAKFNGVLCGRATWANGVEVFAKEGEKATVEWLDTVGRKNIEELNEVVEKTATSWKEK
- a CDS encoding PTS lactose/cellobiose transporter subunit IIA, which codes for MTKEDVTMIGFEIVAYAGDARSKLMIALNKAQNGEFEEAENLVKEAEECLVGAHNSQTDILAKEAAGEDLEMSFIMIHGQDHLMTTILLKELMKHLIELYKRGAK